AACTCAAAACTTTGAGTGACAAACAAAATGCGTGCGGGTTTTACGGGCATCGTTGGCGAATTTTCGGCCCCCGCCAAATTGCTGTCGGTAGTGAATAAGGCCACCGCCAGCGCTGCGATGACCAGCGCCAAGCGCGGCAAACGAGATAGCAACATTTTGCGGACTCCCCTTAATCGATTGTTTCTTTGCTGCCCACTCGGCCCACAACGGCATCGTAGCAGCATGATTCTGTAAGTTCAACTACGCCAGTAAGTTGGGCGGAGTTCAAATGAGGCTGCCGGATAATTAGAGACGCCATTTTGACATATGCTCAGAGCAGCAGACGCGTTATTCTTCGCCTGCGATGTTTGATTGGGCAAGCCCTTTCTCGCGTGAGCTACTGCCACCTTCGTGAAAAATGGTTTTGAGTGATGAGTGTATCCACGGAAAGCAATCACCCCACCGCCAAGAAGGCTCCAACGCCTTGGCATCGATTGGTTGGTGCAGCACCAAGCCGGACAACGACCAACCGAGTTGCGATGCGGCGCCTTGCTGCACCTGGATTTTTCACCGTGCTGGGATTTGCGGCGCTGGCAATCGATCTTCCACTGGCACGATGGATTAGCACGCAACCCCTTCCAGGCTTTTTGGAAAAGACTTGCGGTCTAGCCGAAGTGTTTGGCCACGGTCTGGGGGTGGCCGCAATTTTGGTTACGGTGTGGGTCTTGGGACCTCATCTGCGCAGCCGCTTGCCACGGGTCATTTGTTGTGCGTTTTTGGCAGGACTTATCGCAGACGGCATGAAATTACTGTTGTCACGAAGCCGACCATACAAAACCGATTTTGCTTCGATAACCAGCGTGTGGGAAACTTTCCAGCACTGGTTTCCATTTGTTTCCGCCGGCAGTGGGCAACAAAGCTTTCTCTCGGCGCACACCGCCACAGCCGTTGGATTGGCGCTGGGACTTTCGTGGCTTTTGCCCCGGGGCAAGTGGCTGTTTGCTTTTTTTGCTCTGCTCGTTGCATTGCAGCGGATAGCAGGGACAGATCACTTTGCCAGCGATACGCTATGGGGCGCAGCCTTAGGCTGGCTGGTGGCCGCTGCATTCTTACCCGGCGGGTGGCTAGCGGCGCGATTCGATCGGCTGGAACACCCATTGTCTGCTGCTTGGTGAATCCATTGCGAGCCGGGATGTGTCGGATAGCGATGATTGGCGATCGTCTCGGCTGATTGCCAGTGGTACATTTCCGCGTCGCTCAAGCCAGGCGGCAATCCGCATTTTTCTACGTCGATTTCAAAACGTCGACATCCTCGTGCGTTGGCCGTTTCTTCTGGCGCGTGTTAAGCTGCACAAAAGGCCTTGGGTTTGCGGATTCCGTTGAGTTTTCTGGCCGCCGTAACTTGCTATCCAGCAATCGCTTAGCAGCAAAATACTAGTTTAGGAATTGGCGCGGAAAATCCGACAATTCCATTGCCTCCAAACCGATAACCAATGATGAGTGTAGCGGACATGCAGGTGTTGCCGGTCGACTCCGCCCCGATCCGGTAGCCGCCAGCCACTCTTCACCATCACCTAATTTAAGACGCGCGGTATCTCGAAGGAGTGAGAAAACATGGCACGGAAGCCTATCCATTGGATTTTGCGAGCGGCACTGGGCTTGGCTCTGCCGGTCCTCTCGACCGCTATTGCGGACGAAATGCCCTCGATCGCGATCAACCCGCCCAGCGCCAGCGATTCAGGCGTTCAGCACGCGGTGGCCACGGAGGCTGCCCCACCGGCCGTCAGCAACAGTCCGACCGAGGCCGCGCCCCTGAACGCAGACGACAAAGCATCAGGAAGTGATACGGAAAACGGCATCGAAGTGATTCGGGAACGCTACCCCGATTCGACGGTCAAAGTTGAGCGGCACGTCACCCAAGACTCTGAAGGCAACTACTACA
The nucleotide sequence above comes from Pirellulales bacterium. Encoded proteins:
- a CDS encoding phosphatase PAP2 family protein, which produces MRRLAAPGFFTVLGFAALAIDLPLARWISTQPLPGFLEKTCGLAEVFGHGLGVAAILVTVWVLGPHLRSRLPRVICCAFLAGLIADGMKLLLSRSRPYKTDFASITSVWETFQHWFPFVSAGSGQQSFLSAHTATAVGLALGLSWLLPRGKWLFAFFALLVALQRIAGTDHFASDTLWGAALGWLVAAAFLPGGWLAARFDRLEHPLSAAW